The segment CCGGCCGCACCAGCTTCGTCATCGCGCACCGGCTGTCCACGATCCGCGACGCCGACACCATCCTGGTGATGGATGCGGGCCGGATCGTCGAGCAGGGCTCGCACGAGGAGCTGCTGGCCAGGCGCGGCTTCTACTACGACCTCTACACCAGCCAGTTCCGGCAGAGCCCGGACGAGGTGGCCGACACCACCACGTCCTGACCCCAGGCCCGGCAGGATGGCGGCATGGCCGGGTGGTCGCGGTGCTGAGCGAGCTCGGCGGCGCACTGGCCAAGGACCTGCGCGAGAGCGTCCGCGACCTGCTGCCGATCGTGCTGGTCATCGCGTTCTTCCAGATCGTCGTGCTGCGCCAGCCGCTGCCCGGGCTGGGCGGCATCCTCGTCGGCGGCGTCATGGTCGTCCTCGGCCTGGCCCTGTTCATCCGCGGACTGCAGCTGGGCCTGTTCCCCATCGGCGAGACGATGGCGGTCGGGTTCGCCCGAAGGGGCAGCGTCGTCTGGCTCACCGTGTTCGCGTTCGCGCTGGGGTTCGCGACAACCGTCGCCGAGCCGGCGCTCCTCGCCATCGCCGGGGAGGCCGCCGACGTGGCCGCGCTGGACGGCGCCATCCCCGACACCGACGCCGCGCGCGACTCGTACGCCCTGGGCCTGCGGCTCACCGTCGCGGTCGCGGTCGGGGCCGCCATCGTGGTCGGCGTCATCCGCATCATCCGCGGCTGGCCGATCCAGTGGCTCATCATCGGCGGCTACGTGGGCGTCCTGATCATGACGCTGTTCGCGCCCGCGGACATCGTGGGCATCGCGTACGACTCCGGCGGGGTCACGACCTCGACCGTCACCGTCCCGCTGGTGGCCGCGCTGGGGGTCGGGCTGGCCTCGTCGATCCGCGGGCGGAACCCGATGATCGACGGGTTCGGACTGATCGCCTTCGCCTCGCTCACCCCGATGGTGTTCGTGATGCTCTACGGGATCGTCGTATGAGCGAGCTGCTGACGCTGCTGGGCGAGACGGCGCGGGACACCGTGCTGGCGGTCCTGCCGATCGGCGTGCTGCTGGTCCTGTTCCAGGTCTACGTCCTGCGGCGCCCGGTGCCGCAGGTGCGTCGGGTCCTGCTCGGCTTCGGGCTCGTCGTGGTCGGCATGATCCTGTTCCTGGCCGGGCTGGAGGAGGCGCTGTTCCCCCTCGGCGACGTGATGGCCCAGCAGCTCACCGACCCCGAGGTTGTGGGGTCGGCCGCGCAGGGGGCCGCGCCGGGGTGGGCCGACTACTGGCTGGTGTACGTGTTCGGCGCCGCCATCGGCTTCGCCACGACCATCGCCGAGCCGGCGCTGATCGCGGTGTCGCTGAAGGCCCAGGAGGTGTCCGGCGGCACGGTCAGCGCGTGGGGCCTGCGCATCGTCGTCGCGATCGGCGTCTCGATCGGGATCGCGCTGGGCTGCTTCCGGATCGTCACCGGCACCTCGCTGCCGATGTACATCGTCATCGGCTACCTCATCGTGGCGTTCCAGGCCTTCCGGGCGCCGCGCAGCATCATCGCCCTCGCCTTCGACAGCGGCGGCGTGACCACCTCCACCGTCACCGTCCCCCTGGTGGCCGCGCTCGGCCTCGGCCTGGCGTCCACCGTCCCCGGCCGCAGCCCGCTCATCGACGGCTTCGGCCTGATCGCCTTCGCCAGCCTGTTCCCGATGATGACCGTGATGGGCTACGCCCAGATCGGCCACTGGCGCGCCCGCCGCCGCGGTCTCGCCCCCCAGCCCCGTACCGCCGACTAGGAGACCCAGGTGCACTTCAAGCTGATCATCGTCGTCGCGGACGACGTGGACTCCGACGAGATCGTCGACGCCGCGCGCGAGGCCGGGGCGACCGGCGCGACCGTGCTCAACCAGGCGCGCGGCGAAGGCATCACGCCGGCCAAGACGTTCTTCGGCCTGGAGCTGGAGAGCCAGCGGGACGTGGTGCTCCTGCTCGTCGAGGAGCACCTGAGCCGCCACATCCTGGAACGCGTCGCCGAGGTCGGGAAGTTCGATCGGAAGCCCGGCGCCGGGATCGCGTTCCAGATCGACGTCGAGGACGCCGTCGGAGTCGGCGTCCAGGTCCGGACCCTGCAGCAACGGGTGGAGGATGAACTGTGACCGAACAGCACCGTGCCGTCGTACGCGTCCGCGACGTGATGAAGCTGCACGTGGACATGGTCGACGGGCTGACGTCCGTCGCCGACGCGCTGCGGCAGATGAAGCACGTCGAGACCAAGACGCTCATCGTCGACAAGCGGCACGAGGACGACGAGTACGGCATCGTCCTGATCTCGGACATCGCCCGGGAGGTGCTCGCCAAGAACCGCTCCCCGGAGCGGGTGAGCGTCTACGAGATCATGACCAAGCCGGTCATCAGCGTGCACCCGGACATGGACATCCGCTACTGCGCCCGGCTGTTCGAACGGTTCGCACTCTCGCGCACGCCGGTCATCGACGAGGGGCAGATCGTCGGCATCGTGTCCCACACCGACATGGTGCTGCGGGGGCTGTACCGGGATCTGTGACGGCGTCGCCCCATCCCCGGCGCCCGCCGGGCAGGATGGCGGGATGGATGTCACGGAGGTGCTGCTGCCCGGCGTGGGCGTGCAGTACGAGTTCGTCACGGCGTCGGGCACCCGGGTCGCGATCGTGGCCCGGCGGGACGGCCGGTTCGAGTTCGTCCGCTACGACGCGGCCGACCCCGACGCCGCCGAGCAGGTCGCGCTCCTTACCCGCGAGGAGGCGGACACGGTCGCCGAGATCCTCGGCGCCCCCCGGATCACCGAGCGGTTCGCCGACCTGACCCGCGAGATCCCGGGCCTGGCGTCGGCGACGGTGGACGTGCGCACCGGCTCCCCGTACGCGGACCGTCCACTGGGCGACACCCGCGCCCGCACGCTGACCGGAGCCTCGGTGGTGGCCATCGTCCGCGGCGATGACGTGATCGCGTCGCCGACGCCGGACGAGGTGCTGCGCTCCGGGGACGCCCTGGTGGTGGTGGGCACCGACACCGGAATCACCGGGGTCCGCGCGATCCTCGAGGGCTGATCGATGGAGGGGCTCGGTGCACTGCTCGTCGAGCTGGGGGCGCTGCTGCTCCTGCTCGCGGTGCTCACCGCGCTCGCCCGCCGGGTTGACCTGTCCCCGGTCCCGCTCTTCCTGCTGGCCGGCCTGCTGCTCGGCCACGGCGGCCTGCTCGAGCTGGAGGTGGCGACCCCGTTCGTCGAGGTGACCGGCGAGATCGGGGTGCTGCTGCTCCTGCTCCTGCTGGGCCTGGAGTTCTCCGCCGCGGAGTTCACCCAGTCGATGAAGCGGCACGCCCCCAGCGGGCTGGTCGACCTCGCGCTGAACGCCACTCCCGGCTTCCTCGCCGGGCTGCTGCTGGGGTACGAGTGGCCCGCGTGCCTCGCCCTCGCCGGGGTCACCTGGATCTCCTCGTCCGGCATCGTGGCCCGCCTGCTCTCCGACCTGCGCCGTACGGCCAACCGCGAGACGCCGTCGGTGCTCTCCGTGCTGGTGCTGGAGGACGTGGCGATGGCGGTGTACCTGCCGCTGCTAGCCGTGGTGGTGTCCGGGGGAACGGCGCTGCAGGCCGGGATCGGCGTGGGGTCCGCCGTCGGGGTGGTCCTGCTCATCCTGTGGGGCGCGCGACGCTTCGGCCACCGACTGGAGCGCTGG is part of the Candidatus Nanopelagicales bacterium genome and harbors:
- a CDS encoding cation:proton antiporter regulatory subunit, which translates into the protein MDVTEVLLPGVGVQYEFVTASGTRVAIVARRDGRFEFVRYDAADPDAAEQVALLTREEADTVAEILGAPRITERFADLTREIPGLASATVDVRTGSPYADRPLGDTRARTLTGASVVAIVRGDDVIASPTPDEVLRSGDALVVVGTDTGITGVRAILEG
- a CDS encoding DUF1538 domain-containing protein, with product MVAVLSELGGALAKDLRESVRDLLPIVLVIAFFQIVVLRQPLPGLGGILVGGVMVVLGLALFIRGLQLGLFPIGETMAVGFARRGSVVWLTVFAFALGFATTVAEPALLAIAGEAADVAALDGAIPDTDAARDSYALGLRLTVAVAVGAAIVVGVIRIIRGWPIQWLIIGGYVGVLIMTLFAPADIVGIAYDSGGVTTSTVTVPLVAALGVGLASSIRGRNPMIDGFGLIAFASLTPMVFVMLYGIVV
- a CDS encoding DUF1538 domain-containing protein, which translates into the protein MSELLTLLGETARDTVLAVLPIGVLLVLFQVYVLRRPVPQVRRVLLGFGLVVVGMILFLAGLEEALFPLGDVMAQQLTDPEVVGSAAQGAAPGWADYWLVYVFGAAIGFATTIAEPALIAVSLKAQEVSGGTVSAWGLRIVVAIGVSIGIALGCFRIVTGTSLPMYIVIGYLIVAFQAFRAPRSIIALAFDSGGVTTSTVTVPLVAALGLGLASTVPGRSPLIDGFGLIAFASLFPMMTVMGYAQIGHWRARRRGLAPQPRTAD
- a CDS encoding P-II family nitrogen regulator, whose protein sequence is MHFKLIIVVADDVDSDEIVDAAREAGATGATVLNQARGEGITPAKTFFGLELESQRDVVLLLVEEHLSRHILERVAEVGKFDRKPGAGIAFQIDVEDAVGVGVQVRTLQQRVEDEL
- a CDS encoding CBS domain-containing protein, translating into MTEQHRAVVRVRDVMKLHVDMVDGLTSVADALRQMKHVETKTLIVDKRHEDDEYGIVLISDIAREVLAKNRSPERVSVYEIMTKPVISVHPDMDIRYCARLFERFALSRTPVIDEGQIVGIVSHTDMVLRGLYRDL
- a CDS encoding cation:proton antiporter — translated: MEGLGALLVELGALLLLLAVLTALARRVDLSPVPLFLLAGLLLGHGGLLELEVATPFVEVTGEIGVLLLLLLLGLEFSAAEFTQSMKRHAPSGLVDLALNATPGFLAGLLLGYEWPACLALAGVTWISSSGIVARLLSDLRRTANRETPSVLSVLVLEDVAMAVYLPLLAVVVSGGTALQAGIGVGSAVGVVLLILWGARRFGHRLERWLGPEDDEQVMLRVLGLTLLVAGLTFFVDASSAVGAFLVGLAIPGETARRARKVLEPLRNLFAALFFLSFGLEVAPADVLPALPVALALGVVTTLTKVGTGWFAAGRDGVGPRGRMRAGTALVARGEFSVVIAGIAVAAGFTEVGPVATAYVLALAVAGPILTRYADPLARPWERRTAPAPS